The Xanthomonas sp. DAR 34887 genome has a segment encoding these proteins:
- a CDS encoding NAD+ synthase: MSSSLRIAMAQFDFPVGAVAQNTDRIIAMIDEARDEYGADIVLFPELAVSGYPPEDLLLRPGFLADCELAVQRIAVRVHGIVAVVGWPQSAGSVVYNAASVLRGGRIETTYRKRELPNYAVFDERRYFDVDPDGGSCVFEVKGTQVGLVICEDLWFPEPLADTARHGAELVLVPNASPYERGKHAQRDALLAERTRETGVALAYLNVVGGQDALVFDGASVVADGDGSVHPAAAAFTDQWLVVDYATQTRAFTPLRWIDDGDESMDALAWRAVVRGLRDYCGKNRFSKVWLGLSGGIDSALVLAMAVDALGADNVTAVRLPSRYTADMSNDLADEQCRALGVKLETVAIEPAFEGLLKALGPLFAGTQPDVTEENLQSRSRGVILMALANKFGGLLLTTGNKSEYAVGYATIYGDMCGGYAPLKDLYKTEVFGLAKWRNTVGGAPVIPPAVIARPPSAELRANQTDQDSLPPYDVLDGILYRYVDQEESRDEIVAAGYAAEVVDHVVRLVRITEWKRHQAAPGPKVSRRAFGRERRYPITNGYQA, encoded by the coding sequence ATGTCTTCTTCCCTTCGCATCGCCATGGCCCAGTTCGATTTTCCGGTCGGCGCCGTGGCCCAGAACACCGATCGCATCATCGCGATGATCGACGAGGCGCGCGACGAGTACGGCGCCGACATCGTGTTGTTCCCGGAGCTGGCGGTCAGCGGCTATCCGCCGGAAGACCTGCTGCTGCGGCCCGGCTTCCTCGCCGATTGCGAGCTGGCGGTGCAGCGCATCGCGGTGCGCGTGCACGGCATCGTCGCGGTGGTCGGCTGGCCGCAGAGCGCCGGCAGCGTGGTCTACAACGCGGCCAGCGTGCTGCGCGGCGGGCGGATCGAAACCACTTACCGCAAGCGCGAGCTGCCCAACTACGCGGTGTTCGACGAGCGCCGCTATTTCGATGTCGATCCGGACGGCGGCAGCTGCGTGTTCGAGGTCAAGGGCACCCAGGTCGGCCTGGTGATCTGCGAGGACCTGTGGTTCCCCGAGCCGTTGGCCGATACCGCGCGCCATGGCGCCGAACTGGTGCTGGTGCCCAACGCCTCGCCCTACGAACGCGGCAAGCACGCGCAGCGCGACGCGCTGCTGGCCGAGCGCACCCGCGAGACCGGCGTGGCGCTGGCCTATCTCAACGTCGTCGGTGGCCAGGATGCGCTGGTATTCGACGGCGCCTCGGTGGTCGCCGACGGCGACGGCAGCGTGCATCCGGCCGCGGCGGCGTTCACCGATCAATGGCTGGTGGTGGACTACGCGACGCAGACGCGTGCGTTTACCCCGTTGCGCTGGATCGACGACGGCGACGAGAGCATGGACGCGCTGGCCTGGCGCGCGGTGGTGCGCGGGCTGCGCGACTACTGCGGCAAGAACCGCTTTTCCAAGGTGTGGCTGGGCCTGTCCGGCGGCATCGATTCGGCGCTGGTGCTGGCGATGGCGGTGGATGCGCTGGGCGCGGACAACGTCACCGCGGTGCGGCTGCCGTCGCGCTACACGGCCGACATGTCCAACGATCTGGCCGACGAGCAATGCCGCGCGCTGGGCGTGAAACTGGAGACCGTGGCGATCGAGCCGGCATTCGAGGGCTTGTTGAAAGCGCTAGGCCCGTTGTTCGCAGGCACCCAGCCCGATGTCACCGAAGAGAACCTGCAGTCGCGCAGCCGCGGCGTGATCCTGATGGCCTTGGCCAACAAGTTCGGCGGGCTGCTGCTGACCACCGGCAACAAGAGCGAGTACGCGGTCGGCTACGCCACCATCTATGGCGACATGTGCGGCGGCTATGCGCCGCTGAAGGATCTGTACAAGACCGAGGTGTTCGGCCTGGCGAAGTGGCGCAACACGGTCGGCGGCGCGCCGGTCATCCCGCCGGCGGTGATCGCGCGGCCGCCGTCGGCGGAACTGCGCGCCAACCAGACCGACCAGGATTCGCTACCGCCTTACGACGTGCTCGACGGCATCCTTTACCGCTACGTGGACCAGGAGGAATCGCGCGACGAGATCGTCGCCGCCGGCTACGCCGCGGAGGTGGTCGATCATGTGGTGCGGCTGGTGCGCATCACCGAATGGAAGCGGCATCAGGCCGCGCCGGGGCCGAAGGTGTCGCGGCGCGCGTTCGGGCGCGAGCGGCGTTATCCGATCACCAACGGGTATCAGGCCTAG
- the egtD gene encoding L-histidine N(alpha)-methyltransferase: MNAATARALTEAALTDLHPQPDDIAADAIAGLSRSPKQLPSKYFYDAEGSRLFEAITRQPEYYLTRTELELLEARMPSIAQAVGLGAHVVELGSGSGRKTELLLEGLREPVAYTPIEISRDMLMSSTARLAERFPRIQMLPVCADFTAPVALPAPQRGARRTLVFFPGSTLGNFTREDGIKLLRSMRETMRHDGCALIGIDLDKDPAVLEAAYNDAAGVTAEFTLNLLRRLNREIGSDFDLAQFRHRAVYARERQRIETFLVSQRAQQVHVAGHRFDFAAGEAMQVEYSHKYTDQSFGEMAAAAGLRVSHGWNAQGDAFGLRLLQAV; encoded by the coding sequence ATGAACGCCGCGACCGCCCGCGCACTGACCGAAGCCGCGCTCACCGACCTGCATCCGCAACCCGACGACATCGCCGCCGACGCGATCGCCGGGCTGTCGCGCAGCCCCAAGCAACTGCCGTCGAAATATTTCTACGACGCCGAAGGCTCGCGCCTGTTCGAAGCGATCACCCGCCAGCCCGAGTACTACCTGACCCGCACCGAGCTGGAGTTGCTGGAAGCGCGGATGCCGTCGATCGCACAGGCGGTGGGCCTCGGTGCGCATGTGGTGGAACTGGGCAGCGGCAGCGGACGCAAGACCGAATTGCTGCTGGAAGGCCTGCGCGAGCCGGTGGCCTACACGCCGATCGAGATTTCGCGCGACATGCTGATGTCCAGCACCGCGCGCCTGGCCGAGCGCTTCCCGCGCATCCAGATGCTGCCGGTCTGCGCCGATTTCACCGCGCCGGTGGCGCTGCCGGCGCCACAGCGCGGCGCGCGCCGCACCCTGGTGTTCTTCCCCGGCTCCACGCTGGGCAACTTCACCCGCGAAGACGGCATCAAGCTGCTGCGTTCGATGCGCGAAACCATGCGCCACGACGGCTGTGCGCTGATCGGCATCGATCTGGACAAGGACCCTGCGGTGCTGGAAGCAGCCTACAACGACGCGGCCGGCGTCACCGCCGAGTTCACCTTGAACCTGCTGCGCCGCCTCAACCGCGAGATCGGCAGCGATTTTGACCTGGCGCAGTTCCGCCACCGCGCAGTGTATGCGCGCGAGCGCCAGCGCATCGAAACCTTCCTGGTCAGCCAACGCGCGCAACAGGTGCACGTGGCCGGACACCGCTTCGACTTCGCGGCCGGCGAGGCCATGCAAGTGGAATACAGCCACAAGTACACCGACCAGAGCTTCGGCGAGATGGCCGCCGCCGCCGGGCTGCGAGTCAGCCACGGTTGGAACGCGCAAGGCGATGCGTTCGGGCTGCGCTTGCTGCAGGCGGTTTGA
- a CDS encoding pyrroloquinoline quinone-dependent dehydrogenase, which produces MGSRWQAAICGAGLALGVGGICAAAPGDWSSYAGAPGGGQHSPLTQITPDNVGRLRIAWSFRTGELGAGLPDPERRRFEANPLVLGGRMYLVTGTGIAFALDAASGRELWSFDAKVSRGKHYSDPASRGVSFWRDAQAVDGACRERIVFGTLDARLIALDAADGRPCAGFGNGGTIDLHAGIDVHDNASDAWANYAVTSPPVVAGDVLVVGSSIGDNRGHALEQGVVRGYDARSGRELWRWDPVPRDPAAAAAAGWQPEQAATVGGGNAWAPLAVDPALGLVYVPTGSASPDYYGGERLGDNRDANSLVALDLHSGRRVWAQQLVHHDLWDYDLASQPVLTTVQTAQGPRAAVLQATKTGFLFAFDRRDGSPVFPISEVPVPATDVPGERVSPTQPMPEPALRLARHTPLTPADAWGATPGARRECAALIAGLRSEGLFTPPSVRGTIALPGWAGGVNWGGIAVDPQRQLAIMPVSDLPMQVALIPRERFSEAERARHPDQQFNDMEGTPYYMRRGMLASSGGIPCVKPPWGRLVAVDLRTRKIAWERPLGTLEEKLPWLPLDVGTPLLGGAVTTASGLTFIAAAADSRLRALDSATGKTLWDAKLPAGGQATPSVYAVDGKQYVVIAAGGREGMGTMGDYVVAYTLDGEGKDVVFQHGVAARMATLGTVALALLTAAVALWRRWRRRRRARFGGRGNG; this is translated from the coding sequence GTGGGCAGCAGATGGCAGGCAGCGATATGCGGTGCGGGACTGGCGCTCGGCGTCGGCGGGATCTGCGCGGCGGCGCCGGGCGACTGGTCCAGCTATGCCGGTGCGCCCGGCGGTGGCCAGCATTCGCCGCTGACCCAGATCACCCCGGACAACGTGGGACGGCTGCGCATCGCCTGGTCGTTCCGCACCGGCGAACTCGGCGCGGGCCTGCCCGATCCGGAACGGCGCCGCTTCGAGGCCAACCCGCTGGTGCTGGGCGGACGCATGTACCTGGTCACCGGCACCGGTATCGCGTTCGCGCTGGATGCGGCCAGCGGCCGCGAACTGTGGTCGTTCGACGCCAAGGTGTCGCGCGGCAAGCACTACAGCGATCCGGCCTCGCGCGGGGTGAGCTTCTGGCGCGACGCGCAGGCCGTGGACGGCGCGTGCCGCGAGCGCATCGTGTTCGGCACCCTGGACGCGCGGCTGATCGCGCTGGATGCGGCCGACGGCCGGCCCTGCGCCGGGTTCGGCAATGGCGGCACGATCGACCTGCACGCCGGAATCGACGTGCACGACAATGCCAGCGATGCCTGGGCCAACTATGCGGTGACCTCGCCACCGGTGGTGGCCGGCGATGTGCTGGTGGTGGGAAGTTCGATCGGCGACAACCGCGGGCATGCGCTGGAACAGGGTGTGGTGCGTGGCTACGACGCGCGCAGCGGCCGCGAGCTGTGGCGCTGGGATCCGGTGCCGCGCGATCCGGCCGCCGCGGCCGCGGCCGGCTGGCAGCCGGAGCAGGCCGCCACGGTCGGCGGCGGCAACGCCTGGGCGCCGCTGGCGGTGGATCCGGCGCTGGGGCTGGTGTACGTGCCGACCGGCTCGGCCAGTCCCGACTACTACGGCGGCGAGCGGCTCGGCGACAACCGCGATGCCAATTCGCTGGTGGCGCTGGACCTGCACAGCGGGCGCCGGGTGTGGGCGCAGCAACTGGTGCATCACGATCTGTGGGACTACGACCTGGCCTCGCAGCCGGTGCTGACGACGGTGCAGACCGCGCAGGGGCCGCGCGCGGCGGTGCTGCAGGCGACCAAGACCGGCTTCCTGTTCGCCTTCGACCGCCGCGACGGCAGCCCGGTGTTCCCGATCAGCGAGGTGCCGGTGCCGGCGACCGACGTGCCTGGCGAGCGCGTCTCGCCGACCCAGCCGATGCCCGAGCCGGCGTTGCGCCTGGCGCGGCATACGCCGCTGACCCCCGCCGATGCCTGGGGGGCGACGCCGGGCGCGCGCCGCGAATGCGCGGCGCTGATCGCCGGGCTGCGTTCGGAAGGCCTGTTCACCCCGCCCAGCGTGCGCGGCACGATCGCGCTGCCGGGCTGGGCCGGCGGAGTGAACTGGGGCGGCATCGCGGTGGACCCGCAGCGGCAGCTGGCGATCATGCCGGTGTCGGACCTGCCGATGCAGGTGGCGCTGATCCCGCGCGAACGCTTCAGCGAGGCCGAGCGCGCGCGCCATCCCGACCAGCAGTTCAACGACATGGAGGGCACGCCGTACTACATGCGCCGCGGCATGCTGGCCTCGTCCGGCGGTATTCCCTGCGTGAAGCCGCCGTGGGGGCGGTTGGTGGCGGTGGACCTGCGAACGCGCAAGATCGCCTGGGAGCGTCCGCTCGGCACGCTGGAAGAGAAGCTGCCGTGGCTGCCGCTGGACGTGGGCACGCCGCTGCTCGGCGGCGCGGTGACCACCGCCAGCGGCCTGACCTTCATCGCCGCGGCCGCCGATTCGCGCCTGCGCGCGCTCGACAGCGCCACCGGCAAGACCTTGTGGGATGCCAAATTGCCGGCCGGCGGCCAGGCCACGCCGTCGGTCTATGCGGTGGACGGCAAGCAGTACGTGGTGATCGCCGCAGGCGGCCGCGAGGGCATGGGCACGATGGGCGATTACGTGGTCGCCTACACGCTCGATGGCGAGGGCAAGGACGTGGTGTTCCAGCACGGCGTGGCCGCGCGCATGGCGACCCTGGGCACCGTCGCGCTGGCCCTGCTCACGGCCGCGGTGGCGCTGTGGCGGCGCTGGCGCCGGCGGCGTCGTGCGCGGTTTGGCGGTCGCGGCAACGGATGA